The Opitutaceae bacterium genome window below encodes:
- a CDS encoding circularly permuted type 2 ATP-grasp protein, producing the protein MPDLFDTYELGRFYDEMFVSPGNPRVHYQRLFDRFARLDGMSSLLERQRTATQTFINRGVTFTVYSNTEGTEKIFPFDLIPRIVPAPEWAKLEAGLTQRMQALNLFLNDIYGGQRILREGVIPPEMVETSKHFRREMVGLPVPRGLHVHINGTDLIRDENGEYRVLEDNLRTPSGVSYVLENRQVMKRVFPNLIRDYRVRPVETYASDLLALLTHLAPTHVPEPTVVLLTPGVYNSAYFEHAFLARQMGIEIVEGSDLVVENDRVYMRRCSGLSPVHVIYRRLDDDFLDPTVFRRDSLLGVPGLVNACRKGNVALCNPIGTGVADDKAMYHYVPRMIRFYLGQEPILHNVETFLSSDSRDLTYILENLPRLVVKSVNEAGGYGMLVGPHSTQSQIEEFRAKIVANPRNFIAQPTIGLSRCPSVCDTSIEGRHIDLRPYILNGDTIRIMPGGLTRVALRKGSLVVNSSQGGGSKDTWVLATDDEAHAPHAGAPEKMIV; encoded by the coding sequence ATGCCCGACCTCTTCGACACCTACGAGCTCGGCCGCTTCTATGACGAAATGTTTGTAAGCCCGGGCAATCCGAGGGTCCACTACCAGCGCCTGTTCGACCGTTTTGCCCGGCTCGACGGCATGAGCAGCCTGCTCGAGCGCCAGCGCACGGCCACGCAGACATTCATCAATCGCGGAGTCACATTCACGGTCTATTCCAACACGGAGGGCACCGAGAAGATTTTCCCGTTCGACCTGATACCACGCATCGTGCCCGCCCCCGAGTGGGCAAAGCTGGAGGCGGGGCTCACGCAGCGCATGCAGGCGCTGAACCTCTTTCTGAACGACATCTACGGCGGGCAGCGCATCCTCAGGGAAGGCGTGATCCCTCCTGAGATGGTGGAAACGTCAAAGCACTTTCGCCGTGAAATGGTCGGGCTTCCTGTGCCCCGCGGACTTCACGTTCACATCAACGGGACGGATCTCATCCGCGACGAGAACGGCGAATACCGGGTGCTGGAGGACAACCTGCGCACGCCCTCGGGCGTGAGTTATGTCCTGGAGAATCGTCAGGTGATGAAGCGGGTGTTTCCCAACCTGATCCGCGATTATCGCGTGCGTCCGGTGGAAACCTACGCGAGCGATCTCCTTGCCCTGCTCACACACCTCGCTCCCACGCATGTCCCGGAGCCCACCGTGGTGCTGCTGACTCCCGGCGTCTACAACTCAGCCTATTTCGAGCACGCGTTCCTCGCGCGCCAAATGGGCATTGAAATCGTCGAGGGCAGCGACCTCGTGGTTGAAAACGACCGTGTCTACATGCGCCGTTGCAGCGGGCTGTCACCGGTTCACGTGATCTATCGGCGCCTCGACGACGATTTTCTCGATCCGACGGTCTTTCGGAGGGACTCGCTGCTCGGGGTGCCCGGACTCGTGAACGCCTGCCGCAAGGGCAATGTCGCGCTCTGCAACCCGATCGGCACCGGCGTGGCCGACGACAAGGCCATGTACCACTACGTGCCTCGCATGATCCGGTTCTACCTCGGCCAGGAGCCGATTCTCCACAATGTGGAGACGTTCCTTTCATCCGACAGCAGGGACCTCACCTACATTCTGGAGAACCTCCCCAGGCTTGTGGTGAAAAGCGTGAACGAGGCGGGAGGCTATGGCATGCTGGTCGGCCCCCACAGCACGCAGTCCCAGATCGAGGAATTCCGGGCGAAGATCGTTGCCAATCCGCGCAACTTCATCGCCCAGCCCACCATTGGATTGTCGCGCTGTCCAAGTGTCTGCGACACCTCAATCGAGGGACGTCACATCGATCTCCGACCGTATATTCTCAATGGCGACACCATCAGGATCATGCCAGGGGGACTCACACGCGTCGCCCTGCGCAAGGGTTCACTCGTCGTGAATTCCTCCCAGGGCGGCGGATCGAAGGACACCTGGGTGCTCGCCACGGACGACGAGGCGCATGCGCCGCACGCCGGCGCTCCGGAAAAAATGATCGTGTAG
- a CDS encoding alpha-E domain-containing protein, with amino-acid sequence MLSRVANLIYWMARQLERAENTARIVDVNSQLVIDLQSRQAADDPKSWEPLVYVSGNEETFFELYGKRASERSVVEFMLFDRRNPSSILSCVSHARENARCVRDLLAAEVWETLNTFYLKLKDDDFARYAQLGSAEYLNRVKGRIHLFNGVADSMLPRSNAWWFLQLGRHLERADNTSRILDVKYFMLLPEVSAVGTALDMVQWGSVLRSCSAFEAFRRSRRGQLSLERVVDYLLRDELFPRSTLYSALAASHALSQIVEGAPHLQGNRAEILIAALINELRRTDTQQIITGGLHEFLDTIQVRLNEVHEAIQRTFIDYPIDRAEVVA; translated from the coding sequence ATGCTATCCCGAGTCGCCAATCTGATCTACTGGATGGCCCGCCAGCTCGAGCGGGCCGAAAACACCGCGCGCATCGTCGACGTCAATTCCCAGCTCGTCATCGACCTTCAATCGCGGCAGGCGGCGGACGATCCGAAATCCTGGGAGCCGCTGGTTTACGTCTCCGGAAACGAGGAGACGTTCTTCGAACTCTATGGCAAACGCGCGTCCGAGCGCAGCGTCGTCGAGTTCATGCTGTTCGACCGGCGCAATCCGTCCTCGATTCTGTCATGCGTCAGCCACGCACGGGAGAACGCCCGCTGCGTGCGGGACCTCCTGGCCGCCGAAGTATGGGAGACGCTCAACACCTTTTATCTGAAGCTGAAGGACGACGATTTCGCGCGCTACGCCCAGCTCGGTTCGGCCGAATACCTAAACCGCGTGAAGGGGCGCATCCATCTCTTCAACGGTGTCGCCGATTCCATGCTGCCTCGAAGCAACGCATGGTGGTTCCTTCAGCTCGGACGTCACCTTGAACGGGCGGACAATACGTCGCGCATTCTCGACGTGAAATACTTCATGCTCCTGCCGGAGGTCTCCGCCGTCGGCACCGCCCTCGACATGGTCCAGTGGGGATCCGTGCTGCGCTCATGCTCCGCCTTCGAGGCTTTTCGTCGCAGCCGCCGCGGGCAGCTGAGCCTTGAACGGGTCGTCGACTACCTGTTGCGGGACGAGCTGTTTCCCCGCAGCACTCTCTATTCCGCGCTGGCGGCGAGTCACGCGCTGTCGCAAATCGTGGAGGGCGCACCTCACCTGCAGGGCAACCGCGCGGAGATCTTGATCGCGGCCTTGATCAATGAACTCAGGCGGACCGACACCCAGCAGATCATCACTGGCGGACTGCATGAGTTTCTGGATACCATCCAGGTCCGACTCAACGAGGTGCATGAGGCGATACAGCGGACTTTCATCGACTATCCCATCGATCGCGCGGAAGTGGTTGCCTGA
- a CDS encoding DNA-binding protein — translation MLDGGQAFRWFPGRETGQWIGQWENHLVTLRTASTGSLQWRTPLVCGTPLCTRRRVESYLGLDRDWDALVDALPWRSDPHLDRCLRAFPRLRILRQPLGETLLGFLCSATKQIVQIKQMMALLAQRHGAEIIPGIFRLPSWQELAEVPEEDLRSCLLGFRARHIHRTATFLAQNPGWLETTEKAEYPVARERLCQLPGVGEKVADCVLLFGAGRLEAFPVDVWILRTLERRYGLKGWKPAQAAQFGRIHFGKYAGVAQQYLFAWERRQKGSKAVL, via the coding sequence ATGCTCGATGGCGGCCAGGCCTTCCGCTGGTTTCCCGGCAGGGAGACGGGCCAGTGGATCGGTCAATGGGAGAACCACCTGGTCACGCTTCGCACCGCCTCAACGGGATCCCTGCAATGGCGCACGCCGCTGGTGTGCGGAACACCGCTGTGCACCCGGAGGCGGGTCGAATCCTATCTCGGCCTTGATCGCGACTGGGATGCCCTCGTGGATGCGCTGCCATGGCGGAGTGACCCACACCTTGACCGCTGCCTGCGCGCATTTCCACGGTTGCGGATCCTTCGCCAGCCGCTCGGTGAAACGCTGCTGGGCTTTCTCTGCAGCGCCACCAAACAGATTGTCCAGATCAAGCAGATGATGGCGCTGCTCGCCCAGAGGCACGGCGCCGAAATTATTCCTGGAATTTTCCGCCTGCCCTCCTGGCAGGAGCTGGCTGAAGTGCCGGAGGAGGATCTGCGCTCCTGCCTGCTCGGCTTCCGGGCGCGACATATTCATCGGACTGCGACGTTCCTCGCGCAGAACCCCGGATGGCTTGAGACGACGGAAAAAGCGGAATACCCGGTCGCCAGAGAACGCCTTTGCCAGCTTCCCGGCGTTGGCGAAAAGGTCGCGGACTGCGTGCTGCTGTTCGGGGCGGGCCGCCTCGAGGCGTTTCCCGTCGACGTCTGGATCCTGCGCACGCTCGAACGACGCTACGGACTCAAGGGGTGGAAGCCGGCGCAGGCCGCTCAGTTTGGGCGCATCCATTTTGGCAAATACGCAGGTGTCGCCCAGCAGTACCTGTTCGCCTGGGAGCGCCGGCAGAAAGGCTCGAAGGCGGTATTGTAG
- a CDS encoding DUF481 domain-containing protein: protein MNRTKLTCLSYALSVGFGVAALFAPALHADVVETKSGARLLGKVVKIDGTEITLDTAYAGTVKVKQAQVASVSTDEPLNVRLTAGTVLEGKLTPTADGGVQISGKDGTINTTVDKVAATWAPGATDPAIVALQRAWSYEAAADITGKTGNKEQTGTAFSFRAILAGAQDTLQFYSAYDRQISDGTKSSDQFKAGVDYQNNFSGRKSWYVRDEGGFDRIKDIDLYNVAAAGLGYDFIKEAKQTLTGRAGVSFRYEGYGDQLTEDVKDAGLDFGLNHRLQMDNSLLVNRVSYVPSFKDFGNYRLIHESYLELPLANPAWKLRLGILNDYTSQPPRGLEKLDTSYFTRLVLNWK from the coding sequence ATGAATAGAACCAAGCTAACTTGTTTATCATACGCACTCAGCGTGGGTTTCGGCGTCGCTGCGCTGTTCGCACCGGCATTGCATGCCGATGTTGTGGAAACGAAAAGCGGCGCGCGCCTTCTTGGCAAGGTCGTCAAGATCGATGGCACGGAAATCACACTGGACACGGCCTACGCGGGCACGGTCAAGGTCAAGCAGGCGCAGGTTGCCTCCGTTTCGACGGATGAGCCGTTGAATGTTCGCCTAACCGCAGGCACGGTGCTGGAAGGCAAGCTGACGCCAACCGCTGACGGTGGTGTGCAGATTTCCGGCAAGGACGGAACAATCAACACGACGGTCGACAAGGTCGCCGCAACCTGGGCACCGGGCGCCACCGATCCGGCGATTGTCGCGCTGCAGCGTGCCTGGAGCTATGAGGCAGCCGCTGACATCACGGGCAAGACCGGCAACAAGGAGCAGACTGGAACGGCCTTCAGCTTTCGCGCGATTCTTGCCGGAGCGCAGGACACGCTCCAATTCTATTCCGCCTACGACCGTCAGATAAGCGATGGCACGAAGTCCTCGGATCAGTTCAAGGCAGGCGTTGACTACCAGAACAACTTCTCAGGTCGCAAGTCATGGTATGTTCGCGACGAAGGCGGTTTCGACCGCATCAAGGACATTGACTTGTACAATGTTGCCGCAGCGGGTCTTGGCTACGATTTCATCAAGGAGGCGAAGCAGACGCTGACGGGTCGCGCGGGTGTGTCGTTCCGGTATGAAGGTTACGGCGATCAGCTGACGGAGGACGTCAAGGACGCCGGCCTTGACTTCGGCCTCAATCATCGCCTCCAGATGGACAATTCGCTCCTGGTGAACCGGGTTTCTTACGTTCCGAGCTTCAAGGATTTTGGAAACTACCGCCTTATCCACGAGAGCTACCTTGAGCTGCCGCTTGCCAATCCCGCCTGGAAGCTTCGCCTCGGCATACTGAACGACTACACGAGCCAGCCTCCCCGCGGACTGGAGAAGCTGGATACCAGCTACTTCACGCGTCTGGTGTTGAACTGGAAGTAG